The sequence below is a genomic window from Brevibacillus agri.
AATTTGTTTTCATCGTTTCGCAGCTCGGTGAAGGTCGGCCAATCGTACACTTCTAGCTTCGTTTTCACGCCCATTTTTTCTAGCTGCTGCTGGAAGGCGACCGCTCCGTTGTACATATCTTCGTAATCGCGGCTGGTGACGATTTTGATTTCGTCCCCTTTATACCCCGCTTCGGCCAGCATTTGCTTGGCCTTCTCTGGATTGTTCTGGTTGTAAAGCTCTTTTCCGGCATCGCTCGACCATTGTCCCAACTGATAGTACATCATCATGCTATGGTTCAGTTTGTAGTACTTTTCATTCGTATAGGCACCGATCAGGATCGACTCCGCATCTATCCCCGCACCGATCGCTTGCCGCGCCTTTGCATTTGTAAACAAGCCTTTCTTTTTGTTGAAGTAAAGCGTCAGCATTCCCGTTGGGGCAACCTCGATCTTGATGTTGGAATCCGTCTCCAGCCGCTCGACATTATCATAGGAGACGTCAGCCGCCACGTCGTATTCCCCCGACAGTAAGCCCGCCACCTGTGTAGAGGCGTCCGGGGTAAACTGGAAGTACAAATCGTCCACCAAAGCTTCCCGTTTTCCTGCCAGACCGTCAGCCGCTTCCTCCCGCGGCGCATAATCCGGGTGCTTGGCCAGATGAATATACTGATCCTGCTTCCACTCCTTGAACTGGAATGGCCCTGTTCCTACGTAATCTTTTACGCCCTTCGGATCGGCTGTCTCAATGATCTCCTTCGGCATAATGGCCGGGTAGTTCCCGCCCAAATAAGCAAGCACAGGCATGGCAGTCGCAGTCGGCTGCTGCAAATGCAGCACAGCAGTATGGGCGTCCTTTGCTTCAAACCGGGCGTCTTTGAAATGATCCTTACCCGCACTGGCCGTCGTGATCCAGCGGTTCATCGAAGCGACGACATCGTCTGCCGTCAGCTCTTTTCCATTGTGAAAACGAACCCCTTTTCGCAGCCGAAACGTAATCGTCTTCCCATCCTCGCTCTGCTCCCAGGAATCAGCGAGCATCGGCTTGATCTGATAGCGCGAATCTACCGTGACCAATGTTTCAAAGACATTTCTGCCAATGGTTGCCGACGCCTGGGATGTCGTCACATGCGGGTCAAGCGTCTGGGGCTGTGCCTGGTAAGCCACCTTCAACTCGCCCCCCGCCTTGGCATCTGCCGCAGGCTTTGCTTCTGTCTTTGTTTCGGTCTTCGCTCCTTCGTTTTGCGCCGTTTGCGCTCCACAGCCCGCCAAGGAAAAAGCGAGCAAAAGCAGGCAGAGCTTTTTTGCCAGACTCGGACTTTTCATCTTCAATGATCCCCCTTTTGATAGCGCCAACTTCATTCCCTATTCAGAAAACGAGTAACGCTTGTATTCGTACTGATTGGGCGGCCCGATGGCGACCCACAAGTTCCCTTCTGTCGGTTCCGCAATGACCGAAGCAAACGTGATGATGTCTGCCCCGTTGTCTCCGGGAGATTGGACTGCCTCGTCGCCTGGAACCTGGCACAGACAATGCGGATACGTATGGCGATCGCGTAAAATGTCCTGCATGACCGCGACATTCAGCTTGCCGTGATTCTCCTGCAACAAACGCTGCATGCGCTCAAGCCGAATCCGTGAATTTACCAGCTCTACCCCGCGCAAACGTTCCTCTTCCACTAACTCTGCTGCCGTATAGTGGTTGGAATGGGCGAGCAAGCCGTTTTCCGGGCGAATGATGACCTCGCGCGTCGGCGTGTTTTCCAAGTCAACAGCGCCGTGCTTGTCCATCATAATCAGGTTTCGCGAGGACGCCCGATGAATGCGGCGAACGAGTTGAATCGCTTCTACCAGCGCGGCCGCAGTCAGGGCAAGCCGGGAATACATGTAGCGCGGAAAGCCTGCGCGCCATCCATCACAGGTCAAAAAGTTTGCAAAAACGCCCATGCCCCGATTGTTAATGCCGACATACGAAACCTGGCCGGCGGTGGTCAGCATGAGAGTGGCTGGTCCCTTGTCCGGAACGATTTCGACGACCACCCCCAATTCGGAATAAAAAGCAGGAAGATCGCAGTTTTGCCCGATCAACGGTACGCCGTTGGAAGTCGCTTCCGCCAAAACCGCAAAGGTCGTGCATTCATTTTGCGCTTTGAAATAGCTGTTGATCTCCGCCCGCAATTGCAGCAAGTAAGCCTCTTCGACGGCGATACCCGCCCCTTCGGCAATCCCCATTACCTCTTCATCGAAGAAGGGAGCGTATTTTTGCACATACGGCCGATATTGCAGCACCGCCTCTTCAAGCTGGCGGGCAGAAATCTGAAACCTGCGATCCAGACGCTCCCTGGCGTAGCCGAGATGCTTTTCGATCAAGCGCGCACAGGCTTCCCCAAACTGTTGCCCGATCTGCCGATGCGTCCCGCGAAAACGGAAAAACGGAAATGATGCGGATGATTGACACTTGTACGTATTCTTCGCCTGCTCTGACATCTGGTTCTCTCCTTACACATTGTTTCGGCTGAGTCTCTTTTTTGTACGTGGGTGGGTCGGTAAGCCAGGTCAACTCCTTGTCAAATTTTTATAAAATTCTGTACCATCAAAATAGCACGGCAGATTATTAAAGTAAATTTTATATTTTTGTTGTTAATTGAAAAAAATTTTTAAGTATCGCAAATAAAAAAACAGTGCCCAGTGCACTGCTGACAAAAGAAACGCTAGGAATAATCCATCATGTTAAACGAAGTGATGTATTCGATAAACTTATCGACGACTGCCAGTTGGGTCGCCGATTCCCGATACATGATCCACGTTTTGAGCGTAATCGCCTCCCCGCTTTTGTAAACCAGTTCTTTCGTTTGCAGTTGGTCTTCTGCGCGCAGAAAGCAGTCTGGAATAATCGCATAGCCCAGTTCGTTTTTGACCATCTCTCTGCAAATTTCAAAAGAATCGACCTGCATCGAAATCAGTGGCGGTTCCGCGAATCGTTCGTACCACCATTTATTGATATCGTCGTTAAAGTCGATGTTGTTTTTATAGTTGATCCGCGGAATTTTCGGCAAATCCGCAAGCTGAATGTTCTCTTTGGAGATCAAATAGACGTTCTCTTCTTTTACCAGGTACTTCTTTTCCGACCAAGTATAGTTCCCTCTCACGATGCCGACATGAATGTCCTCATTTCGCAGCAAATCGTAAATCTCGTCGCTGATCCCCGTGTTGACGTTGATCTCGACCTTGGGATACAGCTTGAGGAACTCTTTCAAGATCGGCGGAAGCTTGTAATGAGCAATGACGCGCGAAACGCCCAACCGCAACGTCCCCTGCGGCTCGCTGCCCATGTTCAGCACATAGTCCCTCGCTTTTCTCAGCTCCGCCAACGTTTTTTTGGCAAACTGAACGAGATACCTGCCCTCCGGGGTAAACTCTATGCTCCGCCCGTTTTTCGAAATAATGTGAACCCCAAACTCCTTCTCAAGCTGCTGCAGCCGATAGGTCAACGCTGGTGGTGTGATATGGAGAAGTTCTGCTGCCCTCGTCAGGTTCTGTGCTTCGTATATGTACGTTAACATTAAGCAATCCTTCTCGTTCATCGTTACCTCCTGCGGTTTTGTGGTTGTGGGGATGAGGGTGTTTTATTACTGTTCTACTTGGGAGGGCGGGTTCCTTTTATTTTTGGGGGTTCGAAAATATTTCACTCTGACCCATGTTTTCGCTTATTCTCCATCATGTAAATGGCCGCGCTCCTTTCCTTGACAGCAAAAGAGATGACCAGGAAGTCATCTCTTCACTCAGAGTTTTGCTTCAAGATTACGCCTCTTCAAACAGCCGTTCGCCCCGGTGCAGCCGAGTGGCTATTCGGGCGATATGCGGCTGTTCGCGAGGGGTAGGCGCGTGGGCCGCCAAATAGCGGGTTGCAGCCAGAAGCATCGTTTCGCCAGCATGAGTGGCAAAAGCGTCGCTACGCATTGCCCAGCGATCATACTCGGCTACTGCTGCTTCGTACATTTGAAACGAATGAAATTCGGCGTCTTCGCGTAAAAGCGCATGGCCCAACGTATTAAGCAGGGCGTCAGGGTCGCCGCCGGCGTGTAAGTAGCCGGCTGTCCACTGCGCCGCTTCTTTCACCTGCTGGCGTTGATCCAAAATTTCCAGCAGCCGCTCTGGGCGAGAAGTGTCGACGGCTGGTACAGCCGAGCCATCCGGGCGTTGGGCCGCAGGGATATTCAAAAAACGATCCAAATAAATTCTGATTACCCCGTGGTAGATCGCGCGGATGAGCAGCGGATGGGTCGAGCGACGCAGACGCTCATGCACGGCGTGGGCATAGGTAAAGGTATGCAAAATGGAGAGCCAATCCCCGAAATCGTTCTGGGTATGGAAACGAACGATCCGCTCCGCCGCAGCCAAAGCAACCAGTTGGGCCAGTTGAGCCGGATGTGCACCTGATTTCAAAAGCTCCGTCACAAGGTTCACCGTTTTAAGAGGCTCGTCGCTTAAAAGCTGTACCACAATTTTCTTCTCGTCTGCTGCGGAAATGTCTGCACAGGACTCTGCCAGAGGAAGGCTCTCCAACTGGGCGAAAGCTTCCTTCAGTGGAACGACTAGATTTACTGGTGACTGCCATTGATGAAGTTCCTCGCTCCGGGTCGGATTGGCGAGGAGCCGAACAAGCGAGGTCAGCGTCTGCTCGGTGTGCTCTTCGCCGATAAGGCCAATCGCTTCAAAAGCTTTATTGTGGAAATCGAACGTATGGCCGCCGTCCAAATAAAAGTGGTCCGTCACCGCCAGCAACATCATCTCCGAAAGCTGCTCCAGGGAAGCTCCCTGCCGAATCGCCGTGAGCAACACTCTTTCCGCCCCTTGTGTGTCGCGGACCTCGATACAGTTGCGGTACCATTCCGTCAGCCGTTCCAACGGCACTTCGGCCCCCGGCAGCGGCTTTAGCAGATGCCGCGCTGCTGCACCGGATCTGTTGCGAGCCACGTGAAGCAGCCCTTGATAAAGAGCGAGGATCGTTCCTGCTTTATCTAGCTTCGGCAGCACATTGGCCATCGCGGTAAGGATGGTGAGCCCCGAATCCCACCCTCTTCCATGCGCGGTGCCGAATTTGATGCCGACCTGCATGATTTCCCCGGCTGAAACGCCGGCTTCCACCAATCCGACGACAGCTTTGGCAATCACGAGTCCGAGATTTTGCTCCAGCCCTTCTTGCAACCGAAGTTTGTATTTTTCTATGCTGTTTGCCTGTTTTGGATGCGGATTCACCCAAACGACTCCATTTTCCATTTTCACTTCATAGGATGGGACATCGTCCGCCCACGGATCCAACGTTCCGCCGCTGCAGACATCAAAGCGCGCATGATGCCAATGACAGGTGAGTATCCCGTCGCACAAGCTCCCCATATGCAGGGGAAATCCCATGTGCGGACAGCGATTGTCTACCGCATATACCTGTTCCTCATGATAAAACACGGCGATCCCACCATGGATTACCTTATGGCCCTTCTCTTGAATCGACGTCAGCGTACCCGCGTTGATCCAAGGCTGGCTTTGGGTTTGTTGCATTCTGATCCCTCCATTAAAATTCTGTATTTTCAAGCAAATTTATCATCGTTCATCTACTTTGTCAACATTTTTATTT
It includes:
- a CDS encoding ABC transporter substrate-binding protein encodes the protein MKSPSLAKKLCLLLLAFSLAGCGAQTAQNEGAKTETKTEAKPAADAKAGGELKVAYQAQPQTLDPHVTTSQASATIGRNVFETLVTVDSRYQIKPMLADSWEQSEDGKTITFRLRKGVRFHNGKELTADDVVASMNRWITTASAGKDHFKDARFEAKDAHTAVLHLQQPTATAMPVLAYLGGNYPAIMPKEIIETADPKGVKDYVGTGPFQFKEWKQDQYIHLAKHPDYAPREEAADGLAGKREALVDDLYFQFTPDASTQVAGLLSGEYDVAADVSYDNVERLETDSNIKIEVAPTGMLTLYFNKKKGLFTNAKARQAIGAGIDAESILIGAYTNEKYYKLNHSMMMYYQLGQWSSDAGKELYNQNNPEKAKQMLAEAGYKGDEIKIVTSRDYEDMYNGAVAFQQQLEKMGVKTKLEVYDWPTFTELRNDENKFDILVITNTPKPEPSSLAFMRKDFPGWTDSPELDKLLASFRGAANLEQAKAVYDELQKWFYEYVPVVKIGDGNSVSATQISVKNMTWLDGLIFWNVSNQK
- a CDS encoding C45 family autoproteolytic acyltransferase/hydolase, with product MSEQAKNTYKCQSSASFPFFRFRGTHRQIGQQFGEACARLIEKHLGYARERLDRRFQISARQLEEAVLQYRPYVQKYAPFFDEEVMGIAEGAGIAVEEAYLLQLRAEINSYFKAQNECTTFAVLAEATSNGVPLIGQNCDLPAFYSELGVVVEIVPDKGPATLMLTTAGQVSYVGINNRGMGVFANFLTCDGWRAGFPRYMYSRLALTAAALVEAIQLVRRIHRASSRNLIMMDKHGAVDLENTPTREVIIRPENGLLAHSNHYTAAELVEEERLRGVELVNSRIRLERMQRLLQENHGKLNVAVMQDILRDRHTYPHCLCQVPGDEAVQSPGDNGADIITFASVIAEPTEGNLWVAIGPPNQYEYKRYSFSE
- a CDS encoding LysR family transcriptional regulator — its product is MNEKDCLMLTYIYEAQNLTRAAELLHITPPALTYRLQQLEKEFGVHIISKNGRSIEFTPEGRYLVQFAKKTLAELRKARDYVLNMGSEPQGTLRLGVSRVIAHYKLPPILKEFLKLYPKVEINVNTGISDEIYDLLRNEDIHVGIVRGNYTWSEKKYLVKEENVYLISKENIQLADLPKIPRINYKNNIDFNDDINKWWYERFAEPPLISMQVDSFEICREMVKNELGYAIIPDCFLRAEDQLQTKELVYKSGEAITLKTWIMYRESATQLAVVDKFIEYITSFNMMDYS
- a CDS encoding Rieske (2Fe-2S) protein translates to MQQTQSQPWINAGTLTSIQEKGHKVIHGGIAVFYHEEQVYAVDNRCPHMGFPLHMGSLCDGILTCHWHHARFDVCSGGTLDPWADDVPSYEVKMENGVVWVNPHPKQANSIEKYKLRLQEGLEQNLGLVIAKAVVGLVEAGVSAGEIMQVGIKFGTAHGRGWDSGLTILTAMANVLPKLDKAGTILALYQGLLHVARNRSGAAARHLLKPLPGAEVPLERLTEWYRNCIEVRDTQGAERVLLTAIRQGASLEQLSEMMLLAVTDHFYLDGGHTFDFHNKAFEAIGLIGEEHTEQTLTSLVRLLANPTRSEELHQWQSPVNLVVPLKEAFAQLESLPLAESCADISAADEKKIVVQLLSDEPLKTVNLVTELLKSGAHPAQLAQLVALAAAERIVRFHTQNDFGDWLSILHTFTYAHAVHERLRRSTHPLLIRAIYHGVIRIYLDRFLNIPAAQRPDGSAVPAVDTSRPERLLEILDQRQQVKEAAQWTAGYLHAGGDPDALLNTLGHALLREDAEFHSFQMYEAAVAEYDRWAMRSDAFATHAGETMLLAATRYLAAHAPTPREQPHIARIATRLHRGERLFEEA